The Xanthomonas sp. DAR 80977 nucleotide sequence ACGCCGCGCGCGGCGGCCTGGGCGTGGTGCCGCTGAACGTCATCGACGACGAAGTGCTGGAGTATTCGATGGCATGGGCGGTGTCGCGCAAGAACGCCGCGCTGCGCGATGCGCTGGACGCGGCGATGCAGCGCAATGCCGGCAAGATCGGCGCGATCCTGCGCGAGTACCACGTGCCGCTGGTGGCCTGCGCCGACTGCATCGTCGACGGCGATCTGCGTTCGCACGGCAGCTACGCCGCGCCGGCCGACGATGCCACCACGCCGAGCGCGCAGGCGTCGTCGGAGATGCTGGCGCAACTGCAGCTGCGCATCGCCGGCGGCGCCGATCCCAACCAGGAGCTGGCGCATGCGCTGGATGCCGGCGACGGCGTGCGCGTGGCCTGGCTGCTGCGCCACGGCGCCAGCGCCGACCGGCCCAACCTGCTCGGCGAACCGCCGCTGCACCAGGCGATCCGCAACCAGGCGCCGCTGCTGGTCGGCGAGTTGCTGGCGGCCGGCGCCAACGCCGACAGCCGCGACGGCAACGGCTGGACGCCGCTGATGAAGGCGGCCTGGGGCAACGACGCGCAGAGCCTCAAGCAACTGCTGGCGCGCCGGGCCAAGGTCGACACGGTGTCCAAGGACGGCTGGACCGCGCTGGACCTGGCGATCTCCTACGCCGATGTCGATCTGGTGCAGGCGTTGCTCGGCGCCGGCGCCGACGTGCGCCGCAGCAATCCGGCCGGCTTCACCCCGGTGATGTTCGCGGTGGCGCGCAACGATCCGAAGATGCTCGACGCGCTGCTGGCGCGCGGCGCCGAGGCCGACCGGCCCAACCGCGCCGGCGTGACCCCGCTGATGCTGGCCGCCGCCGCCGGCCGCGAGGACGCCACCCGCCGCCTGCTCGCCGCCGGCGCCAACGCCGGCACCCGCGACGCCGACGGCAAGACCCCGGCGGCGCTGGCGCGGCAGCGCGGCGATGCGCCGCTGGCGCAACTGCTGACGGAGGCCGAACGCCGACGCACGCAATGACCGCCGTTCCCGTCCTGCGCATGCCGCGTCCGCGGCATGCATGTCCCCACAGACCGTCCCGTAAAGGTTCTTCTCCATGCGCAATGCCGTCGTCCGTTCCTGCGTCGTCCCGAAACTGCTGCACCTGTCCCTGCTCGCGTTGACCCTGGCCCTGGCCGCCTGCGGCAAGGAGGCGCCGCCTGCCGCGCCCGCTGCCGCTCCAGCGCCCGCTGCGGCCGCACCCGCCGCACCCGCACCCGCACCCGCACCCGGCGCCGCGCCGGCGGCTGCACCGGCCGCCGCTGCCGCGACCCCGCCGCCGGCCGCGGTCACTCCGATTCCGAAAGGCCCGCCGGTGAAGGTGACCCCGGAGCTCGCCGCCGAAGGCAAGAAGATCTTCCTGTCGGCCGGCTGCAGCGCCTGCCACGGCGGCACCGGCGGCGGCGGCATGTGCCCGCCGCTGACCAACGACATCTGGGTCTACGGCCACGACGACGACACGCTGCGCGCCTTGATCAGCGAAGGCACCGCCGGCATGACCGCGCACGGCAAGGTCCGCATCGGCCACGAGAAGGTGGTGGGGCAGATGCCGCCGTTCGCGCCGGTGCTCAAGGACGGCGACACCGAGAAGCTGCTGGCCTTCATCCATTCGATCAACAAGACCGCGGGTGCGGCTCCATGACACAAGCGGCACGGCGCATGCTGGGAGTCGCCGCGCTGGCGCTGCTGCTGGCCGCCGCGGCCTGCCAGCGCGCGCCGGCGCCTGCCGGCAGCGCGGACACGGCGGCGCTCGCCAAGCCGCCCGCCGCGCCGGCGCAGTTGGCCTATGTTCCCAACCAGCGCGACGGCACCATCTCGGTGATCGACACCGGCACCGACGCGGTGCTGCGCACGCTGTCCGCGCAGGGCCAGCTCGGCAAGCGCCTGCAGCAGATCCTGCCCGGACCGTCCGGGCATCTGTACGTGATCGACGCGCAGGGCCACCGGCTGCTGGAACTGGATACGGTGCAGGACAAGGTGCTGCGCAGCGTGGACATCGGCGAGAACGCCGAGGGCGTCGCCGCCTCGCCCGATGGCCGCCAGTTCGCGGTGTGCGTGGAAGGGCAGAACCAGGTGATGCTGATCGATCCGGCCAGCTTCGCGATCGGCGCGCGCATCGCCACCCAGGGGCAGGCGCCGGAGCATTGCGTGTACAGCCCCGACGGCGCGCTGCTGCTGACCAGCAACGAAGGCTCCGACGACCTGGACGTGATCGACCTGAAGGCGGGCAAATCCAGCGGCGTCATCGCCACCAGCGGCCATCCGCGCGGCATGGCCTTCGCCCCGGACGGCAACACCGTGTACGTGGCGCAGGAGGCGGCCAGCGTGGTCGACGTGATCGACCTGGTCGCGCGCCGGCGCGTGGCCAGCATCCCGGCCGGGCAGCGCACCGCCGGCATCGCCATCTCGCGCGACGGCAGCCGCGTCTACGCCTCCAACGGCGGCGCCGGCACGGTCAGCGTGATCGATCCTGCGGCGCGCAGCACGCTGGCCGAGATCGCGGTCGGGCAGCGCCCGTGGAATCCGGCGCTCAGCGCCGACGGCAAGAAGCTGTACGTGGCCAACGGCCGCTCCAACAGCGTGAGCGTCATCGACACGACGACGATGAAGGAGGTCAAGCAGATCGCAGTGGGCGACATGCCCTGGGGTGTGGTCATCGCGCAATGAGGCGAGGAACGCATGCGGCACGGCGACACGATGCGGGGAGAGGTGAATGAAGACGCGAGCCGCGGTGGCCTGGGCGGCGAACCAACCGCTGGCCATCGAGGAAGTGGACCTGCAACCGCCCAAGGCCGGCGAGGTGCTGGTGCGCCTGGTCGCCAGCGGCGTCTGCCACAGCGACGCCAGCACCCTGTCCGGCGCCGATCCCGATGCCGCGTTCCCGGTGATCCTGGGCCAGGAAGGCGCCGGCGTGGTCGAGGAGGTCGGCATCGGCGTGAGCAGCGTGCGCCCCGGCGACCACGTGATCCCGCTGTACATGCCCGAATGCGGCGTGTGCAAGTTCTGCCGCTCCGGGCGCACCAACCTGTGCCAGGCGATCCGCGCCAGCCAGGACCGCGGGCTGATGCCCGACGGCAGCAGCCGCTTCTCGCTGCGCGGGCGGCCGATCCTGCACTACATGGGCACCAGCACCTTCGCCGAGTACACGGTGCTGCCGGAGATCGCGGTGGCCAAGATCCATCCGTCCGCGCCGCTGGACAAGGTCTGCCTGCTCGGCTGCACGGTCACCACCGGCATCGGTGCGGTGCTCAACACCGCGCGGGTGCGGCCCGGCGACAGCGTGGCGGTGTTCGGGCTCGGCGGCATCGGCCTGTCGGTGGTGCAGGGCGCGGTGATGGCGCGCGCCGGGCGCATCATCGTGGTCGACATCAACCGCGACAAGTTCGAACTGGCGCGCGCGCTGGGCGCCACCGATTGCCTGGACCCGAAGGACTTCGGCGCGCCGGTGCAGCAGGTGATCGTCGATCTCACCGACGGCGGCGCCGACCACAGCTTCGAATGCGTCGGCGACGTGCGCGCGATGCGCGCGGCGCTGGAGTGCTGCCACAAGGGCTGGGGCGAGAGCATCATCCTCGGCGTGGCGCCGAGCGCGCAGGAGATCAGCACGCGGCCGCTGCAACTGGTCACCGGCCGCGCCTGGCGCGGCAGCGCGTTCGGCGGGGTCAAGGGCCGCAGCGAACTGCCGGCCTACGCCGAGCGCTACCTCGCCGGCGAGATCCGCATCGACGAACTGATCAGCGAGACGCTGCCGCTGCAGGACATCAACCGCGCCTTCGATGCGATCCGCGCGGGTCGGGGCATCAAGTCGGTCGTACTGTATTGAACGGAAGGAGCAGGCATGCCGAGTAACAAAGGACGCGTTTCCCCGCAGGCGAGCGCGCTGGCGCTGGCCATCGCCGGCGTCGTGGGCCTGGCCGCCGCGCCGGCCGCCGCGCAGACCACGGTCAATGCCGGCGATGCGCAGATCACCGCGCTGGACCGGGTCGAGGTCACCGCCACGCCGATTCCCGGCACCCTGATCGATGCCGACCACCTGCCGTACACGGTGCAGATCGCCAACGCCGACGACATCGCGCGCAGCCAGGCCGGCAACCTCACCGATTTCCTGCTGCGGCAGATGAACGGCGTGGACACCAACGAAGTGCAGGGCAGCCCGTTCCAGACCGATCTCACCTTCCGCGGCTTCCGCGCCTCGGCGCTGCCCGGCGCCTCGCAGGGCGTGTCGGTGTACCTGGACGGGGTGCGCATGAACGAGCCGTTCGCCGACATCGTCAGCTGGGACATGATGCCGGAGGCGGCGATCCGCAGCGTCGCGCTGATGCCCGGCTCCAACCCCTTGTTCGGCCCCAACACGCTCGGCGGCGCGCTGGCGTTCACCACCCAGTCGGGCCTGACCGCGCCGGGCCTGCGCGCCGACCTGTCGTTCGGCAGCGGCGCGCGCAAGCGCCTGGACGCGTCCTACGGCTATGCCGGGCGCGACGGCCTGCATGCCTTCGTCGCGGTCACCGGCTTCGACGAGGACGGCTGGCGCGACGCGTCCGAGGGCCGCCTCGGCACCGTGTTCGCGAAGGCCGGGCGGCAGGGCGACAGCACCGACTGGGACGTGTCGCTGCTGCACGGGCGCAGCCGCCTGATCGGCAACGGCCTGCTGCCCGGCGCCCGCTACACCGACGACGGCATCGAACCCGGCCTGTACGAGGCCGACCGCGACGCGGTCTATACCTCACCGGACCTGACCCGCAACCGCAACACCCTGCTGACCGGGCAACTGGACCATCGCTTCGACGCCGACACCGCATTGCACCTGCTGGCCTATTACCGCGAAGGCCGCCGCGACACGGTCAACGGCGACATCAACGAGGACTACGAGGCATTCGTCGACGATTGCGCCGACGGCTATGCCGCCGACGGCACGCCGCTGGACGACGAGTGCACGGTGTCGCGCGCCGACGCCGACGCGCTGCACAGCGGCGTGCTCAATACCACGCAGATGCGCCAGTCCGCCGCCGGCGTGGCGCTGAACCTCAGCCACCAGGCCGGCGCGCATGCGCTCAGCCTGGGCGCCACCTACGACCGCAACCGGGTGCGCTACCGGCAGTACGAACAGGAGGGCTTCGTGGAGGGCGACCGTTCCGTCGTGGCCGATCCCGACGAGGAGCGCGAATTCTTTTCCGGGGTCAGCGGCCGCAGCAGCACGCTGGGCGTGTTCGCCGCCGATACCTGGGAGGTGAGCGAGGCCACCCACGTGACCGGCGCGCTGCGCTGGAACCGGGTCGAGGTCAGCAACGTGCTGTCCACCGCCGAGGACGGCGCGCTGCCGCGCGAGCGCTTCGTGTTCGCCAAGGCCAACCCGTCGCTGGGCATCACCCAGCGCCTGGGCGGCGGCTTCACCGCCTTCGCCTCGGCCTCGCAGAACAGCCGCGCGCCGACCGCGATCGAACTGGGCTGCGCCGATCCGGAGCAGCCGTGCCGGCTGCCGACCGGGCTGCAGGCCGACCCGCGCCTGGAGCAGATCGTCTCGCGCACCTACGAGGTCGGGGTGCGCTGGAACCCGTCGCCGGAGCAGGCCTTCAACGCCTCGCTGTACCGGGCCGACAACCGCGACGACATCCTGTTCCTACGCGCGCCC carries:
- a CDS encoding quinoprotein dehydrogenase-associated putative ABC transporter substrate-binding protein, which translates into the protein MSRRRRAQVADARRQTRVSRRLYLGARAVLLLCSLGLVAAGCTREPSSATARAPEAASTAAAKPVAGTPAPALAADAAVLRVCADPGNMPLSNRAGEGFQNKIAQVLAEAMGRRLEYEWRTYYQRGLARSTINAGRCDVLMDMNSDFEMGLPTRPLYRSTYVLVTRKGLALRPASLDDPALKKLKIGVFQSSPARQALFDHGVSGDVQYLFYDSATSPQDHPGKLAERVAGGQLDAAESWGPVAGYYAARGGLGVVPLNVIDDEVLEYSMAWAVSRKNAALRDALDAAMQRNAGKIGAILREYHVPLVACADCIVDGDLRSHGSYAAPADDATTPSAQASSEMLAQLQLRIAGGADPNQELAHALDAGDGVRVAWLLRHGASADRPNLLGEPPLHQAIRNQAPLLVGELLAAGANADSRDGNGWTPLMKAAWGNDAQSLKQLLARRAKVDTVSKDGWTALDLAISYADVDLVQALLGAGADVRRSNPAGFTPVMFAVARNDPKMLDALLARGAEADRPNRAGVTPLMLAAAAGREDATRRLLAAGANAGTRDADGKTPAALARQRGDAPLAQLLTEAERRRTQ
- a CDS encoding c-type cytochrome, yielding MRNAVVRSCVVPKLLHLSLLALTLALAACGKEAPPAAPAAAPAPAAAAPAAPAPAPAPGAAPAAAPAAAAATPPPAAVTPIPKGPPVKVTPELAAEGKKIFLSAGCSACHGGTGGGGMCPPLTNDIWVYGHDDDTLRALISEGTAGMTAHGKVRIGHEKVVGQMPPFAPVLKDGDTEKLLAFIHSINKTAGAAP
- a CDS encoding beta-propeller fold lactonase family protein, which produces MTQAARRMLGVAALALLLAAAACQRAPAPAGSADTAALAKPPAAPAQLAYVPNQRDGTISVIDTGTDAVLRTLSAQGQLGKRLQQILPGPSGHLYVIDAQGHRLLELDTVQDKVLRSVDIGENAEGVAASPDGRQFAVCVEGQNQVMLIDPASFAIGARIATQGQAPEHCVYSPDGALLLTSNEGSDDLDVIDLKAGKSSGVIATSGHPRGMAFAPDGNTVYVAQEAASVVDVIDLVARRRVASIPAGQRTAGIAISRDGSRVYASNGGAGTVSVIDPAARSTLAEIAVGQRPWNPALSADGKKLYVANGRSNSVSVIDTTTMKEVKQIAVGDMPWGVVIAQ
- a CDS encoding S-(hydroxymethyl)glutathione dehydrogenase/class III alcohol dehydrogenase; the protein is MKTRAAVAWAANQPLAIEEVDLQPPKAGEVLVRLVASGVCHSDASTLSGADPDAAFPVILGQEGAGVVEEVGIGVSSVRPGDHVIPLYMPECGVCKFCRSGRTNLCQAIRASQDRGLMPDGSSRFSLRGRPILHYMGTSTFAEYTVLPEIAVAKIHPSAPLDKVCLLGCTVTTGIGAVLNTARVRPGDSVAVFGLGGIGLSVVQGAVMARAGRIIVVDINRDKFELARALGATDCLDPKDFGAPVQQVIVDLTDGGADHSFECVGDVRAMRAALECCHKGWGESIILGVAPSAQEISTRPLQLVTGRAWRGSAFGGVKGRSELPAYAERYLAGEIRIDELISETLPLQDINRAFDAIRAGRGIKSVVLY
- a CDS encoding TonB-dependent receptor; amino-acid sequence: MPSNKGRVSPQASALALAIAGVVGLAAAPAAAQTTVNAGDAQITALDRVEVTATPIPGTLIDADHLPYTVQIANADDIARSQAGNLTDFLLRQMNGVDTNEVQGSPFQTDLTFRGFRASALPGASQGVSVYLDGVRMNEPFADIVSWDMMPEAAIRSVALMPGSNPLFGPNTLGGALAFTTQSGLTAPGLRADLSFGSGARKRLDASYGYAGRDGLHAFVAVTGFDEDGWRDASEGRLGTVFAKAGRQGDSTDWDVSLLHGRSRLIGNGLLPGARYTDDGIEPGLYEADRDAVYTSPDLTRNRNTLLTGQLDHRFDADTALHLLAYYREGRRDTVNGDINEDYEAFVDDCADGYAADGTPLDDECTVSRADADALHSGVLNTTQMRQSAAGVALNLSHQAGAHALSLGATYDRNRVRYRQYEQEGFVEGDRSVVADPDEEREFFSGVSGRSSTLGVFAADTWEVSEATHVTGALRWNRVEVSNVLSTAEDGALPRERFVFAKANPSLGITQRLGGGFTAFASASQNSRAPTAIELGCADPEQPCRLPTGLQADPRLEQIVSRTYEVGVRWNPSPEQAFNASLYRADNRDDILFLRAPNTQLGYFDNVDRTRYQGADLSWRASHGALRWFAGYSYLDATYRSDGELLSGERTIALHPGMRIAGLPRNTLKLGLEWQALAQLALGADLRAFSRRVASGNEDGLVEDPEAGEEPQRHDLSTGGYALIDVHGTWQIAEGLSLYLRINNLFDRRYETYAAIAEDLFPDGALARPQDAAVEDGPSRFVAPGAPRQYQVGLRWRF